In the genome of Manis javanica isolate MJ-LG chromosome 17, MJ_LKY, whole genome shotgun sequence, one region contains:
- the LOC140847100 gene encoding uncharacterized protein — MAQGSVVFSDVSVDFSQEEWEGLDPAHRDLYRDVMLENYSNLVSVGLNIPKPQVISLLEQGKEPWMVGRELTRGLCSDLESMCETKLLSLKKEVYEIESCQRELMGLTNHGLEYSNFRDVLECRSHFERQLGYQNGHISQEVLTHEAPTFIQQTFLTPHQITKNEEKSYECKKCRKVFSHNSQFIQHQRIHIGEKSYECKECGKFFSCGSHVTRHLKIHTGEKPFECKECGKAFSYSSYLSQHQRIHTGKKPYECKECGKAFSYYSNLMDHQRIHSGEKPYECKVCGKAFTKSSQRFQHVRVHTGEKPYECKECGRAFTQSSKLVQHQRIHTGEKPYECKECGKAFSYASALTNHQRIHTGEKPYDCKECGKAFTQSSQLLHHQRIHAGEKPFECLQCEKAFTQNSQLLQHQRIHTDEKPYECGECGKAFNKCSNLTRHLRIHTGEKLYNCKECGKAFSSGSNLIRHQGIHIDE, encoded by the exons ATGGCCCAG GGATCAGTGGTGTTCAGTGATGTGTCGGTAGACTTCTCTCAGGAGGAGTGGGAGGGCCTGGACCCTGCTCACAGGGACTTGTACAGGGATGTGATGCTGGAGAACTACAGCAACCTGGTGTCCGTGG GACTTAACATTCCTAAGCCTCAAGTTATCTCCTTATTGGAACAAGGGAAAGAGCCCTGGATGGTTGGCAGAGAGCTGACTAGAGGACTGTGTTCAG atctGGAATCAATGTGTGAAACCAAGTTATTATCTCTAAAAAAGGAAGTTTATGAAATAGAATCATGCCAGAGGGAGTTAATGGGACTTACAAATCATGGTCTTGAGTACTCCAATTTTAGAGATGTTTTGGAATGTAGAAGCCACTTTGAAAGACAACTAGGGTATCAAAATGGGCATATCAGCCAAGAAGTACTAACTCATGAAGcacccacatttattcaacagacaTTCCTTACACCTCATCAGATaactaaaaatgaagaaaaatcctATGAATGTAAGAAATGTAGAAAAGTCTTTAGTCATAATTCACAATTTAttcaacatcagagaattcatattgGTGAGAAATCTTATGAATGTAAAGAGTGTGGGAAATTTTTTAGTTGTGGCTCACACGTTACTCGACATCTTAAAATTCATACTGGTGAAAAGCCCtttgaatgtaaggaatgtggaaaagccttcagtTACAGCTCATACCTTTctcaacatcagagaattcatactggtaagaaaccctatgaatgtaaggaatgcgGAAAGGCCTTTAGTTATTACTCAAATCTTATGGACCATCAGAGAATTCACTCTGGTGAAAAGCCCTATGAATGTAAAgtatgtgggaaagcctttactAAGAGCTCACAACGTTTTCAACATGTGCGAGTTCATACAGGTGAAAAACcatatgaatgtaaggaatgtggcaGAGCTTTTACTCAGAGCTCAAAGCTTGTTcagcatcagagaattcatactggtgagaaacctTATGAGTGCAAGGAATGCGGCAAAGCCTTTAGTTATGCCTCAGCACTTACGAATCATCAGAGGATTCACACTGGGGAGAAACCCTATGattgtaaggaatgtgggaaggctTTTACTCAGAGTTCACAACTACTTCATCATCAGAGAATTCATGCTGGTGAGAAACCCTTTGAATGTCTTCAATGTGAGAAGGCCTTCACTCAGAACTCCCAACTTCttcaacatcagagaattcatacagaCGAAAAGCCATATGAATGTGGTGAATGTGGAAAGGCCTTTAATAAATGCTCAAACCTTACTCGACATCTGCGAATTCATACTGGTGAAAAGCTCTATAACTGTAAAGAATGTGGAAAGGCATTTAGTAGTGGTTCGAATCTCATTCGTCATCAGGGAATTCATATTGATGAATAA